One part of the Caproiciproducens sp. CPB-2 genome encodes these proteins:
- a CDS encoding ABC transporter permease, with the protein MKIANKLALSDKSSNPVINYLKDNAGTLIGLAGLTLVLSVTTTMFLAPDNLFNILRQVCTNATLAFGMTFVLIIGGIDLSVGSVLAASGVTVVILLERGMPCIPAILIGVLMGAVFGLINGLIIAYTNMPPFIVTLATQMGIRGISYIITSGRSVASTDPQFNAIGNGYIGPVPIPVLMVAILIVLSSIILNKTRFGRRMYATGGNVEAAVYSGIKVKTVQIWVYTICGILASIGGIVLASRMYSGQPTAGNAYEGDAIAAAVLGGTSFNGGIGTIGGTLIGALIIGVLNNGLNLLKVSFYWQLVIKGIVILAAVYIDILKKKKNK; encoded by the coding sequence ATGAAAATAGCAAATAAATTGGCCCTGTCTGATAAGTCCTCGAATCCAGTTATCAACTACCTGAAAGATAACGCGGGAACGTTAATCGGATTGGCAGGGTTAACGCTGGTGCTTTCTGTTACAACCACAATGTTTCTGGCCCCGGATAATCTATTCAATATTTTGCGGCAGGTATGTACGAATGCTACGCTTGCTTTTGGCATGACATTCGTATTAATTATCGGAGGAATCGATTTATCCGTCGGTTCTGTTTTAGCGGCGAGCGGCGTTACCGTTGTAATTCTTCTTGAACGGGGGATGCCGTGTATCCCCGCAATTTTAATCGGCGTTTTAATGGGCGCCGTGTTCGGACTGATTAATGGATTGATTATTGCTTACACAAACATGCCGCCGTTTATTGTTACCCTTGCAACACAGATGGGAATCAGGGGCATATCCTACATAATCACTTCGGGAAGATCGGTCGCCAGCACGGATCCCCAGTTTAATGCGATAGGGAACGGATATATAGGCCCTGTGCCGATTCCGGTTTTGATGGTTGCGATCCTCATCGTTCTTTCCTCCATTATTCTGAATAAAACACGGTTTGGAAGAAGGATGTATGCTACCGGCGGAAATGTGGAAGCTGCCGTCTATTCTGGAATTAAAGTGAAAACAGTTCAGATATGGGTTTATACCATCTGCGGCATTTTGGCATCCATAGGCGGTATTGTACTGGCATCCAGAATGTATTCCGGCCAGCCGACCGCAGGAAATGCATATGAGGGAGATGCGATTGCCGCGGCCGTTCTTGGCGGAACCAGCTTTAACGGCGGTATCGGTACCATCGGCGGGACACTGATTGGTGCGCTTATTATTGGCGTTTTAAATAACGGTTTAAATCTGCTTAAGGTATCGTTTTACTGGCAGCTTGTCATTAAGGGTATCGTTATTTTAGCGGCAGTATATATTGATATCTTAAAAAAGAAAAAAAATAAATAA
- a CDS encoding WD40/YVTN/BNR-like repeat-containing protein has product MSMGMVKKPQGLSGLITVFIIIGIAGVFLTYRAGGQNTQQTIDNIALLQTNGSYTLKDGKFVIRDGKGAACTVPLDPGTGDPASYFSDKAVYISDEVTAVAYGGTEADSSITVLVSGDKGKNWSSTRVAEAGADHAETKFLGFLSKKDGWLVTAGDVASGSQKNRVFLTADGGKSWSEIGNTSEAYPHVVTGAGFASPTTGFLSFRYDSDRNPVVYRTQDKGKTWVKCAIELPPELKNVNSYPTALSPAFHGASGVLPVAMTDNGTGVQTQIRYITDDYGKTWTFDKKSLPQ; this is encoded by the coding sequence ATGAGTATGGGCATGGTTAAAAAACCGCAGGGCCTCAGCGGCCTCATCACGGTGTTTATCATCATCGGCATCGCGGGGGTATTTCTCACCTACAGGGCGGGAGGCCAAAACACGCAGCAGACCATTGACAACATTGCCCTTTTGCAGACGAACGGCTCCTATACGCTGAAAGACGGAAAATTCGTCATCCGGGACGGCAAGGGGGCGGCCTGCACCGTACCGCTTGATCCCGGCACGGGCGATCCGGCTTCCTACTTCAGCGATAAGGCGGTCTACATATCCGACGAAGTGACCGCCGTTGCGTATGGCGGAACCGAAGCGGACAGCAGCATAACGGTCCTCGTCAGCGGCGACAAGGGAAAAAACTGGAGCAGTACCCGGGTGGCGGAAGCCGGGGCGGATCACGCCGAAACCAAATTTCTCGGATTCCTTTCGAAAAAGGACGGGTGGCTGGTCACCGCGGGCGATGTCGCGTCGGGATCCCAGAAAAACCGCGTTTTTCTGACGGCGGACGGCGGAAAAAGCTGGTCTGAAATCGGCAATACAAGCGAAGCTTACCCTCATGTTGTGACCGGAGCGGGCTTCGCAAGTCCGACGACGGGTTTTCTGTCCTTCCGTTATGACAGCGATCGGAACCCGGTCGTGTACCGAACGCAGGACAAGGGGAAAACCTGGGTGAAATGCGCCATCGAGCTGCCGCCGGAGCTGAAAAATGTCAATTCCTATCCCACGGCTCTGTCCCCCGCTTTCCACGGCGCGTCCGGCGTTTTGCCCGTTGCCATGACGGACAATGGCACCGGAGTGCAGACGCAGATTCGTTATATCACGGATGATTACGGCAAAACATGGACGTTTGACAAAAAGAGTCTCCCGCAATAA
- a CDS encoding AraC family transcriptional regulator, protein MKKLILRKNLSEESPHGDYGFPFFLSHEILSEYEHASFEVHWHPDLEFTVVLEGAMEYQANDTVYILTEGCGMFVNANVLHTAKSYEGQDCSYLVITFNPVLVFGHENSTIENVYVLPVIQSQNCPSLYLSPKIPPQRRMMQLIREINRAYTENGLCRELQIKGRLCDLWTLLFRELQGVLAEKDSAGSKDILYLKQALNYIHSHYSERLTLEGLAASCNISKSGYCRFFKKTMRQTPFEYLLKYRIEKSIPLLLSGEYNVTEISEKVGFSGASYYSENFRKYMNCSPTEYRKMHVSP, encoded by the coding sequence ATGAAAAAACTAATCCTTCGGAAAAACCTTTCCGAGGAGTCGCCGCACGGAGATTACGGGTTCCCGTTTTTCCTCAGCCACGAGATTCTCTCCGAATATGAGCACGCGAGCTTTGAGGTCCACTGGCACCCCGATCTGGAATTTACCGTTGTTCTGGAAGGGGCGATGGAATATCAAGCAAACGATACCGTCTACATCCTTACGGAAGGCTGCGGGATGTTTGTCAACGCGAACGTCCTGCACACCGCAAAATCGTACGAAGGGCAGGATTGCTCATATCTGGTCATTACATTTAACCCCGTACTGGTCTTCGGACATGAAAACAGCACGATTGAAAACGTCTATGTGCTGCCGGTCATCCAGTCGCAGAACTGCCCCTCCCTTTACCTGAGTCCGAAAATCCCCCCGCAGAGGCGGATGATGCAGCTCATCAGGGAAATCAACCGGGCGTACACGGAAAACGGCCTCTGCCGGGAGCTGCAGATCAAGGGCAGGCTGTGCGATCTGTGGACTCTGCTTTTCCGGGAGCTGCAGGGCGTGCTTGCCGAAAAAGACAGCGCCGGCTCCAAAGACATCCTTTATTTAAAGCAGGCGTTAAACTATATTCACAGCCATTACTCCGAAAGGCTTACGCTGGAAGGGCTGGCCGCCTCCTGCAATATCAGCAAGAGCGGATACTGCCGCTTTTTCAAAAAGACCATGCGCCAGACCCCTTTTGAATACCTGTTGAAATACCGGATTGAAAAAAGCATCCCGCTTCTTTTGAGCGGGGAGTATAATGTCACCGAAATCTCCGAAAAGGTCGGCTTCTCCGGCGCAAGCTACTATTCGGAAAATTTCAGGAAATACATGAACTGTTCCCCGACGGAATACCGGAAAATGCACGTATCTCCATAA
- a CDS encoding TetR/AcrR family transcriptional regulator, whose product MKTTKILENKKLKMTKLYDAAYELFTSNGVHNTIIDDIVKKAGVAKGTFYLYCKDKYDLVDKIILKKSAAVFDEAMKAVAERQKIKEMDFLQSVIFFVDYLIEFFKKNKKLLSLIYKNLSWDLYEKALTYDEMEGAKRIFIQHFITAGGDSEIARQRLYIVVSMVGAVCYNSIVLEMPYPIDSVKGELYRSIREILA is encoded by the coding sequence TTGAAGACGACAAAGATTCTGGAAAACAAAAAGCTGAAAATGACAAAGCTCTATGACGCCGCCTACGAGCTGTTTACTTCAAACGGCGTACACAACACGATTATCGACGATATTGTGAAAAAAGCGGGCGTTGCGAAAGGAACGTTTTATCTGTACTGCAAGGATAAATATGATCTGGTCGATAAAATCATTTTAAAGAAAAGCGCGGCTGTGTTTGACGAGGCGATGAAAGCGGTTGCGGAGCGTCAGAAGATCAAAGAAATGGATTTTCTTCAGAGCGTGATCTTTTTCGTGGATTATTTAATTGAGTTTTTCAAGAAAAACAAAAAGCTGCTGTCCCTGATCTATAAAAATCTGTCCTGGGATTTGTATGAAAAGGCTTTGACCTATGACGAAATGGAAGGGGCGAAGCGGATCTTTATTCAGCACTTTATCACCGCGGGGGGCGACAGCGAGATCGCCAGACAGCGGCTGTATATTGTTGTTTCCATGGTCGGGGCCGTCTGCTACAACTCCATTGTTCTGGAAATGCCCTATCCGATCGACAGTGTGAAAGGCGAACTGTACCGGTCGATCAGGGAAATACTGGCCTGA
- a CDS encoding efflux RND transporter permease subunit, which translates to MKLPGTREGSHSVVDLIINRRKQIEIAFIVLVVASIFLNSLVSINYDLTKYLPETTPSKQGISVMKKEFGYPGTARVMIDDVSLYQAKAYKDKIEAVDGVDMVMWTDTATDVYQADQFIRYKDIEDYYKDGYSVMDITFDESDTSVRTSQAIDRIQEITGDKGHFIGAAVQNKSLSENLKKEMARATVICVAMIILFLCLTTTSWFEPVLFLLIMGIAIIINQGTNIFLGEVSFLTSSVSSVLQLAVAMDYSIFLIHSFTAEREKGLDLTTAIANAIRHSAKSILACGVATFFGFIALALMKFSIGFDMGIVLAKGILISVLTVLFLMPSLIIRWAGLIEKTAHRPFLPSFDKFARGVFKSRYAVLAAVLIIAAPAYIGKGMTDFVYGSQAVGAGEGTKVYEDEQAIDAKFGRSNMLLAIVPNTSVAKERELSQELEDLSYTKSVTSLANTLPEGIPESILPESVTGKLHTDKYSRILIYIKTKDESKLAFQCSDEIQSIVKKYYPQSSYVVGTTPFTQDIKTTITSDYDFVDMLSLLSVALVVMITFQSLLIPVLILIPIEVAIFINMLFPYLVGNQLIFMGYIIVSCIQLGATVDYAILMTNNYLESREHLDSRAAAVEAVAVTTPPLLTSATILAGVGYILYFTSSISAIADMGHLIGRGALLSLSMVIFALPALLYFFDKPITRHTQRMRDLREKARERMPAFRRGRAHPAA; encoded by the coding sequence ATGAAATTGCCAGGAACCCGGGAGGGCTCACACTCTGTAGTGGACCTGATTATCAACCGCAGAAAACAAATCGAAATCGCCTTTATCGTCCTGGTTGTGGCCAGCATTTTTTTAAACTCGCTTGTCAGCATCAATTACGACCTGACGAAATATCTGCCGGAGACCACTCCCTCCAAGCAGGGGATCAGCGTCATGAAAAAGGAATTCGGTTACCCCGGCACGGCGCGGGTGATGATCGACGATGTTTCGCTGTATCAGGCCAAGGCATACAAGGATAAAATCGAAGCCGTGGACGGCGTCGACATGGTGATGTGGACGGACACGGCGACCGACGTTTATCAGGCCGACCAGTTTATCAGATACAAAGATATTGAGGACTATTATAAAGACGGCTATTCCGTGATGGACATTACCTTTGACGAAAGCGATACCAGCGTGCGCACCTCGCAGGCCATCGACCGCATTCAGGAAATCACGGGCGACAAGGGGCATTTCATCGGGGCGGCCGTTCAGAACAAGTCTTTGAGCGAGAACCTGAAAAAGGAAATGGCGAGGGCGACGGTCATCTGCGTCGCCATGATCATCCTGTTTCTCTGCCTTACCACCACGTCGTGGTTTGAGCCCGTGCTGTTCCTTCTGATTATGGGAATCGCGATCATCATCAATCAGGGGACGAATATCTTCTTAGGCGAGGTCTCGTTCCTGACCTCCAGCGTTTCCTCCGTCCTGCAGCTGGCGGTGGCCATGGACTATTCCATCTTCCTGATCCATTCGTTTACGGCGGAACGGGAAAAGGGGCTGGACCTGACGACCGCTATTGCCAACGCGATCCGGCACTCCGCCAAATCCATTCTGGCCTGCGGCGTCGCGACCTTCTTCGGCTTTATCGCGCTGGCTTTAATGAAGTTCTCCATCGGGTTTGACATGGGGATCGTTCTGGCAAAGGGAATTCTCATCAGCGTGCTGACCGTGCTGTTTTTAATGCCGTCCCTGATTATCCGCTGGGCCGGCCTGATCGAAAAAACCGCCCACCGGCCGTTTTTGCCTTCCTTTGATAAATTCGCCCGCGGCGTGTTTAAAAGCCGGTACGCGGTGCTGGCCGCGGTGCTGATTATCGCCGCCCCCGCTTATATAGGAAAAGGAATGACGGATTTTGTGTACGGCAGTCAGGCCGTCGGCGCCGGCGAGGGGACGAAGGTGTACGAGGATGAACAGGCGATCGACGCGAAGTTCGGCCGTAGCAATATGCTGCTCGCCATTGTTCCCAACACCAGCGTGGCAAAGGAACGGGAGCTTTCGCAGGAGCTGGAGGACCTCAGCTACACCAAGAGCGTGACTTCCCTTGCGAACACCCTGCCCGAGGGCATCCCGGAAAGCATCCTTCCCGAGAGCGTGACGGGAAAGCTTCACACGGACAAATATTCGCGCATTCTGATCTACATAAAAACGAAGGATGAAAGCAAGCTCGCCTTCCAGTGCTCGGACGAAATTCAGTCCATTGTGAAAAAATATTATCCGCAGAGCTCCTATGTGGTCGGGACTACCCCGTTCACGCAGGATATCAAGACGACGATCACCAGCGATTACGACTTTGTCGATATGCTGTCGCTGCTCAGTGTGGCCCTGGTGGTTATGATTACTTTCCAATCCCTGCTGATTCCGGTTCTGATCCTGATACCGATTGAAGTCGCCATTTTTATCAATATGCTTTTCCCATATCTTGTGGGCAACCAGCTGATTTTCATGGGCTATATTATTGTAAGCTGTATCCAGCTGGGCGCCACGGTGGATTACGCTATCCTGATGACGAACAACTATCTGGAAAGCCGGGAACATCTGGACAGCAGGGCCGCGGCGGTCGAGGCGGTCGCCGTGACGACTCCGCCGCTCCTTACTTCCGCCACCATTCTGGCGGGCGTCGGTTACATCCTGTACTTCACCTCCTCCATCAGCGCCATAGCGGATATGGGTCATCTGATCGGCAGGGGCGCTCTGCTCAGCCTTTCGATGGTGATTTTCGCGCTGCCGGCGCTGCTGTACTTCTTTGACAAACCCATTACACGCCATACCCAGCGGATGCGGGACCTGCGCGAAAAGGCACGGGAAAGGATGCCCGCGTTTCGCAGGGGCCGCGCGCACCCCGCGGCCTGA
- a CDS encoding transglutaminase domain-containing protein, whose amino-acid sequence MNFMKHSRLHTVLAGFLAAVILALPLAGCAQTAAVPDSSLRTESSAVTNNPAPKINPPGSAETSGKSAKTTDSAASGAKASAETKQSGKTTTAPKTQTAPDGQTLKKTSGDALADNGVQFSVPKSFAAQSGYTYVDQREGYNFLPDLASRAVYKQIFESAYKISAATTSEGHYPTQKIVVSGSRLSEAQLRVILLAFLNDNPQVFWLANAYSYAYSNDSTYIQLYSVVSQPNCTAMIQKMNQKVSAVISAMPAGLSELDRELYLFHYIAQNCTYNNAAVSDASIWQAFSSYGVLIDGTAVCEGYSRAMQLLSSYAGLQCMLLSGQSSGVNHMWNVIKIDGSWYHLDTTWGDSNTEVYNYFNLNDAAIAQSRTIFPSASTLTDDQIDGTVGGEAAKCNLTVPVCTATAANYFRAKAAKVSSSLEDSTVTAALITAVQSKNSSVSFYIDESVDFETIMAGMTTSPPYQLLKCVNAVNSKQAAGSRIDTDNLQYLGDKVNRGITLFLKYK is encoded by the coding sequence ATGAATTTTATGAAACACAGCCGCTTACATACAGTCCTCGCAGGGTTTCTGGCCGCGGTCATTTTGGCGCTGCCTCTCGCCGGGTGTGCACAAACAGCTGCCGTTCCCGATTCGTCCTTACGGACGGAATCTTCAGCGGTAACGAACAATCCCGCTCCGAAGATCAATCCGCCGGGTTCAGCGGAGACTTCCGGGAAGAGCGCGAAAACAACGGATTCCGCCGCCTCGGGGGCGAAGGCTTCCGCTGAAACAAAGCAAAGCGGGAAAACAACAACGGCGCCGAAAACGCAGACAGCGCCGGACGGGCAGACGCTCAAAAAGACTTCCGGCGACGCGCTGGCGGACAACGGCGTACAGTTCAGCGTGCCCAAAAGCTTTGCCGCTCAATCGGGCTATACCTACGTGGATCAGCGGGAGGGCTACAATTTCCTGCCCGACCTCGCCAGCCGCGCCGTATATAAACAGATTTTTGAAAGCGCCTACAAGATATCGGCCGCAACCACTTCCGAGGGCCACTATCCTACCCAGAAGATCGTCGTATCCGGCAGCCGTCTTTCCGAGGCGCAGCTCCGCGTGATCCTGCTTGCGTTCCTCAACGACAATCCCCAGGTCTTTTGGCTTGCGAACGCGTATTCCTATGCGTACTCCAATGACAGCACCTATATCCAGCTTTATTCCGTCGTGTCACAGCCCAACTGCACCGCGATGATCCAGAAGATGAACCAGAAGGTGAGCGCGGTCATCAGCGCGATGCCGGCGGGGTTAAGCGAGCTTGACCGTGAATTGTACCTTTTTCATTATATAGCGCAGAACTGTACCTATAATAATGCCGCAGTCTCCGACGCCAGCATCTGGCAGGCGTTTTCCTCCTACGGCGTGCTGATTGACGGAACCGCGGTCTGTGAAGGATACTCCAGAGCCATGCAGCTCCTCTCCAGCTATGCCGGACTGCAGTGCATGCTGCTGAGCGGACAGAGCAGCGGGGTCAACCACATGTGGAACGTCATCAAGATAGACGGCAGCTGGTATCATCTGGACACGACGTGGGGCGACAGCAATACGGAGGTATATAACTATTTCAATCTGAACGATGCGGCGATCGCCCAGAGCCGTACCATTTTCCCAAGCGCTTCCACCCTGACGGACGATCAGATCGACGGTACGGTGGGCGGTGAAGCCGCAAAATGCAACCTGACGGTTCCGGTCTGTACCGCCACCGCCGCCAACTATTTCAGGGCGAAGGCCGCAAAGGTGAGCAGCAGCTTGGAGGACAGCACCGTGACAGCTGCGCTGATCACTGCCGTACAGTCGAAAAATTCGTCCGTTTCCTTCTATATTGATGAAAGCGTGGACTTTGAAACCATAATGGCCGGGATGACGACGAGTCCGCCGTACCAGCTTCTGAAGTGCGTCAACGCGGTGAACAGCAAACAGGCGGCCGGAAGCCGGATTGACACGGATAATCTGCAGTATCTCGGCGATAAGGTGAACCGGGGCATCACCCTTTTCCTGAAATATAAATAA
- a CDS encoding transglutaminase domain-containing protein produces MKKFLTAVMTLLLTGLIGMFGFLVLYHDRLGLAWDDPFTGFLQNALEASVSREPDGSAGGTPDTENSDKNASSVLQDAASASANYPVFHRTAGLDSLTDSGSRVLYQGLLKSAYAIAQKANKDGYYPADEATVKHAELSEKQIRAAVLALRCDNPQIFWLSNQYSYTCQAGNTSVQLYGYLPPSKCSELVKKLNAEVASVIAGIPKGLSELDRELCLFRAIAKRCTYDNAAVTDQTRLAAHEVTGALVDGTAVCEGYARAMQLLASYCGLDCRTVSGEGNGEPHMWNIISIDGNWYHLDPTWGDSDLLNYHYFNVSDSIIRADHSISENILLLKGEKVKDEDDSSADYNLPLPACTSMKANYFRARGIPVSGFTSENNKKAAAAVAAAAKSKSRTVEFYIDEKLNYEDTVAQMIGAPKYQLFHYIQTANRSLKAGSRINEDKIQYVQADKCRGLTVILEYH; encoded by the coding sequence ATGAAAAAATTTCTGACCGCAGTCATGACGCTGCTTTTGACCGGCTTGATCGGTATGTTCGGGTTTTTGGTCCTGTATCACGACAGGCTGGGGCTTGCATGGGACGATCCGTTTACGGGCTTTTTACAGAACGCGCTGGAGGCTTCCGTTTCCAGAGAGCCGGACGGGAGCGCCGGGGGCACCCCGGATACGGAAAATTCGGATAAAAACGCTTCTTCCGTTTTACAGGACGCTGCGTCCGCATCCGCGAATTATCCGGTTTTCCACCGGACGGCGGGGCTGGACAGCCTGACGGACAGCGGCAGCCGCGTGCTTTATCAGGGACTTCTGAAATCGGCGTATGCCATCGCGCAGAAGGCAAACAAGGACGGTTATTATCCCGCAGACGAGGCGACGGTGAAACATGCGGAGCTTTCCGAAAAGCAGATCCGCGCGGCGGTGCTTGCCCTGCGGTGCGACAATCCGCAGATCTTCTGGCTTTCCAACCAGTATTCTTATACCTGCCAGGCGGGGAACACCTCGGTGCAGCTGTATGGGTATCTGCCGCCCTCAAAGTGCAGCGAGCTGGTCAAAAAGCTGAACGCGGAGGTTGCTTCGGTCATCGCCGGGATACCAAAGGGGCTGAGCGAGCTGGACCGGGAGCTCTGTCTTTTTCGGGCGATTGCAAAAAGGTGTACTTACGACAACGCCGCGGTGACCGATCAGACCCGCCTGGCCGCCCACGAGGTGACCGGCGCGCTGGTCGACGGCACGGCGGTCTGCGAGGGTTATGCGCGGGCCATGCAGCTGCTGGCCTCTTACTGCGGGCTTGACTGCCGTACCGTCAGCGGCGAAGGCAACGGCGAGCCGCACATGTGGAACATCATCAGCATTGACGGAAACTGGTACCATCTCGATCCCACCTGGGGCGACAGCGACCTTCTGAATTATCATTACTTTAATGTATCGGACAGTATCATCCGCGCGGACCACAGCATCAGCGAGAATATTCTTCTGTTAAAAGGGGAAAAAGTAAAGGACGAGGACGATTCTTCCGCAGATTATAACCTGCCCCTGCCCGCCTGCACCTCCATGAAGGCGAACTATTTCCGGGCCAGGGGAATCCCTGTCAGCGGGTTTACTTCCGAAAACAATAAAAAGGCCGCGGCTGCGGTCGCCGCGGCGGCCAAATCCAAAAGCCGAACGGTCGAATTTTACATTGATGAGAAATTAAATTATGAGGATACGGTGGCGCAGATGATCGGCGCGCCGAAGTATCAGCTTTTTCATTATATTCAGACGGCGAACCGTTCCCTGAAAGCAGGGAGCCGGATCAACGAGGATAAAATCCAGTATGTCCAGGCGGACAAATGCCGCGGGCTGACGGTCATTCTGGAATATCATTAA
- the folP gene encoding dihydropteroate synthase — MNLFCAGKYRFSLGEKAYVIGILNVTPDSLSDRSRFLTPEKAAGRALEMQEQGADIIDIGAQSARAGSTVLSLEEELERLLPVLMQLNGRLAVPLSVDTFYPQVAAEVLKYGVSVLRDLNGFDNAEMVAAAARSDCGCIVMHHRETKEEIIQDVNQYFMEKLDILTNAGICKERVCFDPGIGFGKTQEQDLRLLGNAGRLHVDGCALLIAASRKRVIGAECGSPPYEQRLAGTLAAHSIAVADGADMVRAHDVAQAVQAAKIAFAIRRARG, encoded by the coding sequence ATGAATCTGTTTTGTGCGGGAAAATATCGTTTTTCTCTGGGCGAAAAAGCTTATGTAATCGGAATATTGAATGTTACGCCGGATTCCCTGTCCGACCGGAGCCGCTTCCTCACACCCGAAAAAGCGGCGGGCCGGGCGCTGGAAATGCAGGAGCAGGGCGCCGATATCATTGATATCGGGGCGCAGTCCGCGCGCGCGGGCAGCACGGTGCTTTCTCTGGAGGAAGAGCTGGAAAGGCTTCTGCCGGTGCTGATGCAGCTGAACGGCCGTCTTGCCGTGCCCCTTTCCGTGGATACGTTCTATCCGCAGGTGGCGGCGGAGGTGCTGAAATACGGGGTGTCCGTTCTCAGGGACCTGAACGGCTTCGACAACGCGGAAATGGTCGCGGCGGCGGCGCGCTCCGACTGCGGCTGTATTGTCATGCATCACCGCGAAACAAAAGAAGAGATTATTCAGGATGTCAATCAATATTTTATGGAGAAACTGGATATCCTAACAAATGCCGGCATTTGCAAAGAGCGCGTCTGTTTTGACCCCGGTATCGGCTTCGGAAAAACCCAGGAGCAGGATCTGCGGCTGCTGGGAAACGCGGGCCGGCTCCATGTGGACGGCTGCGCCCTGCTGATTGCGGCTTCGCGCAAGCGGGTGATCGGCGCCGAGTGCGGCAGCCCGCCCTACGAGCAGCGCCTTGCCGGAACGCTGGCCGCCCACAGCATCGCCGTGGCGGACGGCGCGGATATGGTTCGCGCCCACGATGTCGCGCAGGCGGTGCAGGCCGCGAAAATCGCGTTCGCGATTCGGCGGGCCCGCGGCTGA
- a CDS encoding HAD family hydrolase: protein MKYTHIVFDVDGTLLDSEDAVLLSFQKMLFTIQEKMYPLEELRFSLGIPGHDALARMKVEPLEDAFRIWGEYEKEFSYSIKPFKEIPSTLSQLKRNGIQMGVITSRTREEYAAVVPPFGLDHYFEHILCAEDSPGHKPDPAPMLRYMELSGAGKENVLYIGDSAYDCRCAHGAGVDFALALWGCRAPEGISPEYALEKPEDVLSL from the coding sequence ATGAAATACACTCATATCGTTTTTGATGTTGACGGAACGCTGCTTGACAGTGAGGATGCGGTTCTTTTATCCTTTCAGAAGATGCTTTTTACCATACAGGAAAAAATGTATCCGCTGGAAGAACTTCGGTTTTCCCTTGGAATCCCCGGGCATGACGCGTTGGCCAGGATGAAGGTTGAGCCGCTCGAAGACGCTTTCCGCATCTGGGGAGAATATGAAAAGGAATTTTCCTATTCCATAAAACCATTTAAGGAAATCCCCTCTACGCTTTCACAGCTGAAAAGGAATGGAATCCAAATGGGCGTTATTACCTCCCGGACGAGGGAAGAGTATGCGGCGGTGGTCCCCCCTTTCGGGCTGGATCATTATTTTGAACATATTCTCTGCGCGGAGGATTCACCCGGACACAAGCCCGATCCGGCGCCGATGCTTAGATATATGGAGCTGTCCGGTGCGGGTAAGGAAAACGTGCTGTATATCGGGGACTCCGCTTACGACTGCAGATGCGCGCACGGGGCGGGTGTGGACTTCGCTTTGGCTTTGTGGGGCTGCCGCGCTCCGGAGGGCATTTCTCCGGAATATGCCCTGGAGAAGCCGGAAGATGTATTATCTTTATAA
- a CDS encoding 5'-methylthioadenosine/adenosylhomocysteine nucleosidase: protein MIGIIGAMSVEVENLIAVMTDKSTQTVSSVVYYTGRIENIDCVVAKCGVGKVAAAVCTQTMILNYHPSAVINVGVAGGIGENIHIGDIVVSSGLVQHDMDTTAIGDEKGLISGLNIVTIPASTRLVDLVVSTAKQIYGQGVHVGVIATGDQFISSGEKLKEIARDFQASACEMEGGSIAQVCYINHVDFVVIRAISDNANEAANIDFAAFAISSAHKTAELITKILPSI from the coding sequence ATGATTGGAATTATCGGGGCAATGTCGGTAGAAGTGGAAAATTTAATCGCGGTCATGACGGATAAAAGTACGCAGACAGTCAGTTCGGTGGTTTACTATACTGGGAGAATAGAGAACATCGACTGTGTTGTCGCGAAATGCGGCGTTGGAAAAGTCGCGGCGGCGGTCTGCACGCAGACTATGATTTTGAATTATCATCCCAGTGCGGTCATCAATGTCGGCGTTGCGGGCGGTATCGGCGAAAATATTCATATCGGCGATATCGTCGTATCAAGCGGGCTGGTGCAGCACGACATGGATACCACCGCTATTGGGGATGAAAAGGGCCTGATCAGTGGACTGAATATCGTCACCATTCCCGCCAGCACAAGGTTGGTTGATCTGGTGGTTTCCACCGCGAAGCAGATTTATGGCCAGGGCGTGCATGTCGGGGTGATCGCCACGGGTGACCAGTTCATCAGCAGCGGGGAAAAGCTGAAGGAAATCGCCCGGGATTTTCAGGCTTCGGCGTGCGAAATGGAAGGCGGGAGCATCGCGCAGGTATGCTACATAAACCATGTGGATTTCGTGGTCATCCGCGCCATCTCGGATAATGCCAATGAGGCGGCCAATATCGATTTCGCCGCTTTTGCTATTTCCTCCGCGCATAAGACCGCGGAGCTTATCACAAAAATATTACCCTCCATCTGA